One genomic region from Bradyrhizobium icense encodes:
- the rbsK gene encoding ribokinase produces the protein MGRVFVAGSINMDVVAMADRHPKVGETVAGRQVHYFPGGKGANQAVAAAKLGAPSTLIGRLGMDVFGQQLRQFLTAQGVELALVKDTPDVHTGTAVITIADADNTIVVVPGANARVSADDVAVPLLAKGDVAVSQFEIPQPTIIAFFKRARAAGATTILNPAPATLCGPELLDLVDILILNETELGLLAQTELHDTDEPARFVEAARRLPAGPDRIICVTLGKRGVLALVGDEPSLIAGRAVKAVDTTGAGDCFVGALAAQLANGKAIRDALEYANAAASICVQRMGAAPSMPTAAEVASVLQA, from the coding sequence ATGGGGCGTGTGTTCGTCGCCGGCAGCATCAACATGGATGTAGTGGCGATGGCCGACCGGCATCCGAAGGTCGGCGAGACCGTCGCCGGCAGGCAGGTGCATTATTTTCCGGGCGGCAAGGGCGCCAACCAGGCCGTGGCCGCCGCGAAACTCGGCGCACCGTCGACGCTGATCGGCCGGCTGGGCATGGACGTGTTCGGTCAACAATTGCGGCAGTTTCTCACCGCGCAAGGCGTCGAGCTCGCTCTGGTCAAGGACACCCCGGACGTCCATACCGGGACGGCCGTGATCACGATCGCCGACGCCGACAACACCATCGTCGTCGTGCCCGGCGCCAATGCGCGTGTCAGCGCCGACGATGTCGCCGTCCCCTTGCTGGCCAAAGGCGACGTTGCCGTGAGCCAGTTCGAAATTCCGCAGCCCACGATCATCGCCTTCTTCAAACGGGCACGCGCAGCTGGGGCGACCACCATCCTCAATCCAGCGCCGGCGACCCTCTGTGGCCCCGAGCTGCTCGACCTCGTCGACATCCTGATTCTCAACGAAACCGAGCTGGGACTTCTCGCACAGACCGAGCTTCACGATACCGACGAACCAGCCCGGTTCGTCGAAGCAGCGCGGCGCCTGCCAGCCGGCCCTGACAGGATTATCTGCGTTACACTTGGCAAGCGCGGCGTGCTCGCACTTGTCGGCGACGAGCCCTCGCTGATTGCGGGACGCGCCGTGAAGGCCGTGGACACCACTGGTGCCGGCGATTGCTTCGTCGGCGCCCTCGCCGCGCAGCTTGCCAACGGAAAGGCGATCCGCGACGCGCTCGAATACGCCAATGCCGCCGCATCGATCTGCGTGCAGCGAATGGGCGCCGCGCCGTCGATGCCGACCGCAGCCGAAGTGGCGAGTGTCCTGCAAGCTTAA
- a CDS encoding ABC transporter permease, translated as MAELKRESGVSKALNAAWVRPFLFLLFIVVMWDLTIRLFQIPAYQIPAPGDVVAVLRTDWPELLRQAWPTTYATICGFLLSAVFGIPVAMLIAGSKTVESYVYPLLVFSQSVPKIAIAPLFVVWFGFGIIPKVISAFLLGFFPVVVSAVQGFKSVDPDMVDLARAMQGSRFQVFRAVNLPHAMPAIFSGLKVSVTLAVVGAVVGEFVGSNSGIGYVMQRSIGTFDLPTMFAALVILALLGVVLFWVVDRIERLVIPWHVSQREDIVFAS; from the coding sequence GTGGCCGAGCTGAAGCGCGAGAGTGGCGTGTCGAAAGCGCTGAACGCGGCGTGGGTGCGGCCGTTTTTGTTCCTGCTGTTCATCGTGGTGATGTGGGACCTCACCATCCGCCTGTTCCAGATTCCGGCCTACCAGATCCCGGCGCCGGGCGATGTCGTGGCTGTGCTGCGGACGGACTGGCCGGAACTGCTGCGGCAGGCCTGGCCTACTACCTACGCCACCATCTGCGGCTTCCTGCTGTCGGCGGTGTTCGGTATTCCCGTCGCGATGCTGATTGCGGGATCGAAGACGGTGGAGAGCTATGTCTATCCGCTGCTGGTATTCTCCCAATCCGTGCCGAAGATCGCGATCGCGCCGCTGTTCGTGGTGTGGTTCGGCTTCGGCATCATTCCGAAGGTGATTTCGGCGTTCCTGCTCGGGTTTTTCCCGGTGGTGGTTTCGGCCGTACAGGGCTTCAAGTCGGTCGACCCCGACATGGTCGATCTCGCCCGCGCGATGCAAGGCAGCCGCTTCCAGGTGTTTCGCGCCGTCAACCTGCCGCATGCGATGCCGGCGATCTTTTCCGGCCTGAAAGTGTCGGTGACGCTCGCCGTCGTCGGTGCCGTGGTCGGCGAGTTCGTCGGCTCCAATTCCGGCATCGGCTATGTGATGCAGCGCTCGATCGGCACCTTCGACCTGCCGACGATGTTTGCGGCGCTGGTGATCCTGGCGCTGCTCGGCGTGGTGCTGTTCTGGGTCGTCGATCGGATCGAACGCCTCGTGATTCCCTGGCACGTTAGCCAGCGCGAGGACATTGTTTTTGCTTCCTGA
- a CDS encoding sugar kinase has translation MQALFIGQTYIDVTFITDHMPTGDEKHVASAYAVSFGGNAVTAAFCCAKLGIVPDLIATMANDWLGRMFQDMAAKYGISIHPRKVNSSSLSFIMPKDGKRAIVRCRDDEHIHPFPMLNLKGCRALHVDGHQPDAAIHYAKLCREAGILTSLDGGGLRTNTHELLEFIDVAIVAERLCEQMDKTPEAMLDYLKGRGCRIGGVTMGEKGLFWYDETGAVRRLPALPIPPERVIDTNGAGDVFHGAYVYSYLANPAKSWQEHFEFARAASTFKIQRLGNEAGLPTLIDIDAITREFRVHA, from the coding sequence ATGCAGGCCCTCTTCATCGGACAGACCTATATCGACGTTACCTTCATCACCGACCACATGCCGACCGGCGACGAAAAACATGTGGCCTCCGCCTACGCGGTGTCGTTTGGCGGCAACGCCGTGACGGCGGCGTTCTGCTGCGCCAAACTCGGCATCGTGCCGGACCTGATCGCGACCATGGCCAACGACTGGCTCGGCCGCATGTTTCAGGACATGGCCGCGAAATATGGAATCTCGATCCATCCGCGCAAGGTCAATTCCTCGTCACTTTCCTTCATCATGCCGAAGGACGGCAAGCGCGCCATCGTGCGCTGCCGCGACGACGAGCACATTCATCCCTTCCCGATGCTGAACTTGAAGGGCTGCCGCGCACTGCATGTCGATGGCCATCAGCCGGACGCCGCGATCCACTACGCAAAACTCTGCCGCGAGGCCGGCATCCTGACTTCGCTCGACGGCGGCGGCCTGCGCACCAACACGCATGAGCTGCTGGAATTCATCGACGTCGCGATCGTGGCCGAACGGCTGTGCGAACAGATGGACAAGACGCCGGAGGCCATGCTGGATTACCTGAAGGGCCGCGGGTGCCGGATCGGTGGCGTCACGATGGGGGAGAAGGGCCTGTTCTGGTATGACGAAACCGGCGCCGTCCGCCGCCTTCCCGCGCTTCCAATTCCACCCGAACGCGTCATCGACACCAACGGCGCAGGCGATGTCTTTCACGGCGCCTATGTCTACTCCTATCTCGCCAATCCCGCTAAAAGCTGGCAGGAGCATTTCGAATTTGCGCGAGCGGCCTCGACCTTCAAGATCCAGCGCCTCGGTAACGAGGCCGGCCTGCCGACGCTGATCGATATCGACGCAATCACGCGGGAATTTCGGGTACACGCCTGA
- a CDS encoding Glu/Leu/Phe/Val family dehydrogenase has translation MTVYSGPVFDMAVNQFGVIANHLEIPMDERGRILMPKRAVTVSCPIHRDDGTVAVFEGYRVQHHLTLGPTKGGTRFAPSVDIGEVAALAIWMSWKCALVGLPYGGAKGGVNVDLSTISKRELEGLSRRYMQEMIPFVGPHTDVMAPDMGTNEQVMAWFMDTYSMYQGQTVTEIVTGKPVSSGGTLGRREATGRGVAYLAKRVLKELSINPGSATAVIQGFGNVGSYAALELQQYGLKIIAVSDHTGALHDPNGLDIPALMRHAGAHGSIAGFSNELTFDPEQILTLPCDVLVPAAMERVIDATVAENLKCRVLAEGANGPTTPEADLVLEKRQDEVFLIPDILCNSGGVVVSYFEWVQDLQQLFWEEEEVTRREYAILDRAFDHMLQRAKADKIPHRTAAMAIGVEKVRAAKNVRGLFP, from the coding sequence ATGACGGTTTATTCCGGTCCCGTGTTCGACATGGCGGTTAACCAGTTTGGCGTCATCGCCAACCATCTGGAAATCCCGATGGACGAGCGCGGCCGCATCCTGATGCCGAAGCGGGCGGTTACTGTCTCTTGCCCGATCCACCGCGACGACGGTACGGTCGCGGTATTCGAAGGCTATCGGGTGCAGCATCATCTCACCCTCGGTCCGACCAAAGGCGGTACGCGGTTTGCACCCTCTGTCGACATCGGCGAGGTCGCGGCGCTCGCGATCTGGATGAGCTGGAAATGTGCCCTTGTCGGTTTGCCCTATGGCGGCGCCAAGGGCGGCGTCAACGTCGATCTCTCCACCATTTCCAAGCGCGAACTGGAAGGGCTGTCGCGCCGCTACATGCAGGAGATGATCCCGTTCGTCGGTCCGCATACCGACGTGATGGCGCCCGACATGGGCACCAACGAGCAGGTGATGGCCTGGTTCATGGACACCTATTCGATGTACCAGGGCCAGACCGTGACAGAGATCGTGACCGGCAAGCCGGTCTCATCCGGCGGTACGCTCGGCCGTCGCGAAGCAACCGGGCGCGGCGTCGCCTATCTCGCCAAGCGGGTGCTGAAGGAGCTGTCGATCAATCCGGGCAGCGCGACCGCCGTGATTCAGGGCTTTGGCAATGTCGGCTCCTACGCCGCGCTGGAGCTGCAGCAATATGGCCTGAAGATCATCGCGGTCAGCGATCACACCGGCGCGCTGCATGATCCGAACGGGCTGGATATTCCGGCATTGATGCGACATGCGGGCGCGCATGGCAGCATCGCGGGGTTCTCCAACGAGCTGACTTTCGATCCCGAGCAAATCCTCACGCTGCCCTGCGACGTGCTGGTGCCGGCGGCGATGGAGCGCGTGATCGATGCGACGGTCGCCGAAAATCTCAAATGCCGCGTGCTGGCCGAGGGCGCCAACGGCCCGACCACGCCGGAAGCCGATCTGGTGCTCGAGAAGCGCCAGGATGAAGTGTTCCTGATCCCCGACATTCTCTGCAATTCCGGCGGCGTCGTGGTCAGCTACTTCGAATGGGTGCAGGACCTGCAGCAATTATTCTGGGAGGAGGAGGAAGTGACGCGGCGCGAATATGCGATCCTCGATCGCGCTTTCGATCATATGCTGCAGCGAGCGAAGGCGGACAAGATTCCGCACCGCACGGCGGCGATGGCGATCGGGGTCGAGAAGGTGCGCGCCGCCAAGAACGTGCGGGGGCTGTTTCCGTGA
- a CDS encoding TetR/AcrR family transcriptional regulator: protein MAKAKRVQKWQRDPAGMRLRILEAAKQEFAAHGLAGARVDRIAANAGANKRMLYYHVGNKEDLYLAVLEGAYEKIRSEERGLDLEHLDPPEAIERLIDFTWNYFLRNPEFLALLNTENLAKARHLKRSTKVKSMHSPFVEMIRTVVRRGVESGDFRVAVDPVQLYISIAALCFFYLSNSATLSVIFGRDLLKKEARDERLAHMVALVLAALTGKSTADFGKAEKPGVRPPAHQPV, encoded by the coding sequence TTGGCAAAGGCAAAACGCGTTCAGAAATGGCAGCGCGACCCCGCGGGGATGCGGCTCCGCATTCTCGAGGCCGCCAAGCAGGAATTCGCCGCCCATGGCCTGGCCGGCGCGCGCGTCGACCGTATCGCGGCCAATGCCGGCGCCAACAAGCGCATGCTGTACTACCATGTCGGCAACAAGGAAGACCTCTACCTCGCGGTGCTGGAAGGCGCTTATGAGAAGATCCGTTCCGAGGAGCGCGGGCTCGACCTCGAACATCTCGATCCGCCGGAAGCGATCGAACGGCTGATCGATTTCACCTGGAACTATTTCCTTCGCAACCCGGAATTTTTGGCGCTGCTCAACACCGAGAACCTTGCAAAAGCGCGCCATCTGAAGCGCTCGACCAAGGTAAAATCGATGCACTCGCCGTTCGTCGAGATGATCCGCACCGTGGTGAGGCGCGGCGTCGAAAGCGGCGATTTCCGCGTCGCCGTCGACCCCGTCCAGCTCTATATCTCGATCGCCGCGCTGTGCTTCTTCTATCTCTCCAACAGCGCGACGCTTTCCGTTATCTTCGGCCGCGACCTCCTGAAGAAGGAGGCGAGGGACGAGCGGCTTGCCCACATGGTGGCCCTGGTGCTGGCGGCGCTGACGGGGAAATCGACCGCGGATTTCGGCAAGGCCGAGAAGCCGGGCGTGCGGCCGCCGGCGCATCAACCGGTGTGA
- a CDS encoding ABC transporter substrate-binding protein, whose product MIRVITAISAALIWTALSVLPASAADKVVLMLNWYVYGEHAPFYYGKAKGIYAAEGIDLEIQEGRGSAATTQAVAAKTANFGYVDVPTMMRAAVKGAPIISTGVLLQTSPMSAMGFVEKNIKKPEDIKGKTVAITPADSMTQIWPLFLKKTGLKESDFQTVAGDGQTKLNAVINGQADLLLGYVMDQSMKIKDATGKDVNAIKFADYGINMVCSGVVANTDFVKANADLVKRFMSATTKAVEAAEKDPKGAAQAILDANPKGGKLETLTKGFELTIPLYRTAETKSKRPFQVTDQNMTDTVNLMVEYGGLDAKAKDNPKAFYTNDYLPQGGS is encoded by the coding sequence ATGATACGAGTGATAACGGCGATCTCCGCCGCCCTGATCTGGACCGCGCTTTCGGTGCTTCCGGCATCGGCCGCCGACAAGGTCGTGCTGATGCTGAACTGGTACGTCTATGGCGAGCACGCGCCGTTCTATTACGGTAAGGCCAAGGGCATCTACGCCGCCGAGGGCATCGACCTCGAAATCCAGGAAGGCCGCGGCTCGGCGGCGACCACGCAGGCGGTTGCGGCCAAGACTGCCAATTTCGGCTATGTCGACGTGCCCACCATGATGCGCGCTGCCGTGAAGGGCGCGCCGATCATCTCTACCGGCGTGCTGCTGCAGACCAGCCCGATGTCGGCGATGGGCTTTGTCGAAAAGAACATCAAGAAGCCCGAGGACATCAAGGGCAAGACGGTGGCGATCACGCCGGCCGATTCCATGACGCAAATCTGGCCCTTGTTCCTGAAGAAGACCGGCCTGAAGGAAAGCGATTTCCAGACGGTCGCCGGCGACGGTCAGACCAAGCTGAACGCCGTCATCAACGGCCAGGCTGATCTCCTGCTCGGCTACGTTATGGACCAGTCGATGAAGATCAAGGACGCAACGGGCAAGGACGTCAACGCCATCAAGTTCGCCGACTACGGCATCAACATGGTCTGCTCGGGCGTCGTCGCCAACACCGACTTCGTCAAGGCCAATGCCGATCTGGTCAAGCGCTTCATGTCGGCGACGACCAAAGCGGTCGAAGCCGCCGAGAAGGACCCCAAGGGCGCGGCGCAGGCGATCCTCGACGCCAACCCCAAGGGCGGCAAGCTCGAGACGCTGACGAAGGGCTTTGAGCTGACGATCCCGCTGTACCGCACGGCTGAAACCAAGAGCAAGCGGCCGTTCCAGGTGACCGACCAGAACATGACCGACACGGTCAATCTGATGGTCGAATATGGCGGGCTGGATGCCAAGGCCAAGGATAATCCGAAGGCGTTTTATACCAACGACTACCTGCCGCAGGGCGGTTCGTGA
- a CDS encoding Gfo/Idh/MocA family protein has product MTTKRLGLIMNGVTGRMGLNQHLVRSIVAIRDQGGVLLSNGDRMLPDPILIGRDAEKVERLAKRFNVERWSTDLDKALAAKDDTIFFDAATTQARPSLLTKAIEAGKHVYCEKPIATNLEEAVAVLKLAKAKGIKHGTVQDKLFLPGLKKLAFLRDSGFFGRMLSVRGEFGYWVFEGGWQEAQRPSWNYRSEDGGGIILDMVCHWRYVLDNLFGEVESISCLGTTDIPERFDEKGKKYTATADDSAYATFRLKGGVIAHINMSWVTRVYRDDLVTFQVDGTHGSAVAGLTDCVIQARQATPRPVWNPDEKRTHDFYADWQKVPENVVYDNGFKEQWEMFIRHVCEDAPYKYTLLEGAKGVQLAECALQSWRERRWIDVAPIEV; this is encoded by the coding sequence ATGACGACCAAACGCCTCGGCCTGATCATGAACGGCGTGACTGGCCGGATGGGGCTCAACCAGCATTTGGTCCGCTCCATCGTCGCGATCCGCGACCAGGGCGGTGTGCTGCTGTCGAACGGCGACCGCATGCTGCCCGACCCGATCCTGATCGGGCGCGACGCGGAGAAGGTGGAACGTCTTGCGAAGCGCTTCAATGTGGAGCGCTGGTCGACTGATCTCGACAAGGCGCTCGCCGCGAAGGACGACACGATCTTCTTCGACGCCGCGACCACGCAGGCGCGCCCCTCGCTGCTGACCAAGGCGATCGAAGCCGGCAAGCATGTCTATTGCGAAAAGCCGATCGCGACCAATCTCGAAGAAGCGGTCGCGGTGCTGAAGCTCGCCAAGGCCAAGGGCATCAAGCACGGCACGGTGCAGGACAAGCTGTTCCTGCCGGGTCTGAAGAAACTCGCCTTCCTGCGCGATTCCGGCTTCTTCGGCCGCATGCTCTCGGTGCGCGGCGAGTTCGGCTACTGGGTGTTCGAGGGCGGCTGGCAGGAGGCGCAGCGGCCGTCGTGGAATTACCGCAGCGAGGACGGCGGCGGCATCATTCTCGACATGGTCTGCCACTGGCGCTACGTGCTCGACAATCTCTTCGGCGAGGTCGAGAGCATCTCCTGCCTCGGCACCACCGATATCCCCGAGCGTTTCGACGAGAAGGGCAAGAAGTACACGGCGACCGCAGATGATTCCGCCTATGCCACCTTCCGCCTCAAGGGCGGCGTGATCGCGCATATCAACATGAGCTGGGTGACGCGGGTCTATCGCGACGACCTCGTGACCTTCCAGGTCGACGGTACCCACGGCTCGGCGGTGGCGGGCCTGACCGATTGCGTGATCCAGGCCCGGCAGGCGACGCCGCGGCCGGTGTGGAATCCGGACGAGAAGCGCACCCATGATTTCTACGCCGATTGGCAGAAGGTTCCGGAAAACGTCGTCTACGACAACGGCTTCAAGGAGCAGTGGGAAATGTTCATCCGCCACGTCTGCGAGGACGCGCCGTACAAGTACACGCTGCTGGAAGGCGCCAAGGGCGTGCAGCTTGCCGAATGCGCGCTGCAGAGCTGGCGCGAGCGGCGCTGGATCGACGTCGCCCCGATCGAGGTGTGA
- a CDS encoding ABC transporter ATP-binding protein: MNPATKPSETEQPAAHLRLVSDRAGGAAAGITLSGVSKTYRSRDGDVPSLRPLDFHINEGEFFVVVGPSGCGKSTLLKMISGLLAPSTGEILVEGEQVTKPHGNVGIVFQNALLLPWRNILSNVMLPIDMKKLPRGEYLPRAKALLKLVGLEGFEKKLPWQLSGGMQQRASICRALVHDPKIMLMDEPFGALDAMTREKMNVELMRIQRETGKTVLLITHSIPEAVFLADRVLVMTERPGAIAAIYDVPLPRPRSLDAMADPAFTELVQRIRKHFFTQSALD; encoded by the coding sequence ATGAACCCGGCAACCAAACCATCGGAAACCGAGCAACCAGCCGCGCATCTGCGCCTGGTGTCCGATCGCGCCGGGGGCGCGGCGGCAGGGATCACCCTGTCGGGCGTCTCAAAAACCTATCGTTCGCGCGACGGCGACGTGCCGTCGCTGCGGCCGCTGGATTTCCACATCAACGAGGGCGAGTTCTTTGTCGTGGTCGGTCCGTCCGGCTGCGGCAAGTCCACGCTGCTCAAAATGATTTCGGGCCTGCTGGCGCCGTCCACTGGCGAGATCCTGGTCGAAGGCGAGCAAGTCACAAAACCGCACGGCAATGTCGGCATCGTGTTCCAGAACGCGCTGCTGCTGCCGTGGCGCAACATCCTGTCCAACGTGATGTTGCCGATCGACATGAAGAAGCTGCCGCGCGGCGAATATCTGCCGCGTGCGAAAGCGCTGCTGAAGCTGGTCGGTCTCGAAGGGTTCGAGAAGAAATTGCCCTGGCAATTGTCCGGCGGCATGCAGCAGCGCGCCTCGATCTGCCGGGCGCTGGTGCATGATCCCAAGATCATGCTGATGGACGAGCCGTTCGGCGCGCTCGATGCCATGACCCGCGAGAAGATGAACGTCGAGTTGATGCGCATCCAGCGCGAGACCGGCAAGACCGTGCTGCTGATCACGCATTCGATACCGGAAGCGGTGTTCCTGGCCGATCGCGTGCTTGTCATGACCGAACGGCCCGGCGCGATCGCAGCGATCTACGACGTGCCCCTGCCGCGCCCGCGTTCGCTGGACGCGATGGCCGATCCCGCCTTCACCGAATTGGTGCAGCGGATCCGCAAGCACTTTTTCACGCAAAGCGCGCTGGACTGA
- a CDS encoding VOC family protein, with the protein MITGLDHVVVLTGDIDAASAAYQTLFARAPAWQNSGDGADRVLFTLDNTTLELMAPSGEDANADRIRSVLAAQGEGLASICFRTSDIAKMHRRLDRLTLKPDVIADVESRDAISGAVLSWKRTRAATEATRGVRLFFLERDKERPLSVRTTPGSITALDHVVVSTSDPERAAALYGARLGLDMALDRSHPDWGRLMFFRCGDLIVEVTHRPGKEADTSQDKFQDELQDKLRGLCWRVADIDATHARLVQAGVDVSEVRTGRKPGTRVMTVRNGTCGVPTLLVQPSTGQDA; encoded by the coding sequence GTGATCACCGGCCTCGATCACGTCGTCGTTCTCACCGGCGACATCGACGCGGCCTCCGCCGCTTACCAGACCTTGTTTGCCCGCGCTCCGGCCTGGCAGAACAGCGGCGACGGCGCCGATCGCGTCCTGTTCACGCTCGACAACACCACGCTGGAATTGATGGCGCCGAGCGGCGAGGACGCCAACGCCGACCGGATTCGCAGCGTTCTGGCCGCGCAGGGCGAGGGACTCGCAAGCATCTGCTTCCGAACCAGCGACATCGCCAAGATGCATCGCAGGCTCGACCGGCTGACGCTGAAGCCGGACGTGATCGCCGACGTTGAAAGCCGCGACGCGATCTCGGGCGCCGTGCTGTCGTGGAAGCGCACGCGGGCGGCAACGGAGGCCACGCGCGGCGTCCGCCTGTTTTTCCTCGAGCGCGACAAGGAGCGCCCACTGTCGGTGCGAACCACGCCCGGATCGATCACGGCGCTGGACCATGTCGTGGTCTCGACGTCGGACCCCGAACGCGCCGCTGCGCTCTACGGCGCGCGGCTCGGCCTCGACATGGCGCTCGACCGATCGCACCCGGATTGGGGCCGGCTGATGTTCTTCCGTTGCGGCGACCTGATCGTCGAGGTCACGCACCGGCCGGGCAAGGAGGCGGATACGTCGCAGGACAAATTTCAGGACGAACTTCAAGACAAATTGCGCGGCCTGTGCTGGCGCGTCGCCGACATCGACGCCACTCATGCGCGGCTCGTCCAGGCGGGCGTCGACGTCTCGGAAGTCCGCACCGGCCGCAAGCCGGGAACGCGGGTCATGACCGTGCGCAACGGCACCTGCGGCGTGCCGACGCTGCTGGTGCAGCCGTCGACGGGGCAGGACGCGTGA